One window from the genome of Azospirillum fermentarium encodes:
- a CDS encoding ShlB/FhaC/HecB family hemolysin secretion/activation protein, producing the protein MTVSTRLHRVLLLNTALLAAAVAGPAPAQDFQRIAPKELPPNPELQSLPPPALPAARRGGGDVLLPALKGVSFVPHADQILPGGVPRDGIDTGRIDVLDETAFRALVAPYLGQPLTRDRLNEIVSLTVVYFREHDHPLVDVIVPKQDITNGTVQILVMEFTAGTIRTEGNQWFSDDLLLAGIRTHRGDRIRSSTLLDDVNALNQNPFRRVDLVYQRGERVGESDIVLRTVDRFPLRVYTGFENTGTPASGTGRLMAGFNWGNVFGLGHMLNYQITGSSDALPWRSKPDAEGRPDEPRYLAHSGSYTAPLPWGDRVNLFGAYSRTVPTLADSLNMTGISWQVGARYTAPLPRMGDYRHEMSLGTDFKRTNNNLDFGGTRIYGNHIDIAQGVAEYTGRLPDAWGSTGLSLSVIASPGGVTPGNTRDAFTGGGGRDGSRPHYYYGRLGFDRQVTLPYGFGLSARGQAQIASAPLQSSEQLGIGGASTVRGYKERAANGDSGLLLSTEVLLPDIGIAGLLPGQAGIGDSLRPHLFFDTGRVSNRTDVGGQARSVTLSSVGAGFRYALESYVSASFDYGVQLRPVSAGAPRDRMVHLAVVLGL; encoded by the coding sequence ATGACTGTTTCGACCCGATTGCACCGCGTCCTATTGCTCAACACGGCGCTGCTGGCCGCTGCCGTCGCCGGCCCGGCCCCGGCCCAGGATTTCCAGCGCATCGCCCCCAAGGAGCTTCCCCCCAACCCGGAGCTGCAAAGCCTGCCGCCCCCCGCACTGCCGGCAGCCCGGCGGGGGGGTGGCGATGTTCTGCTGCCGGCGCTCAAGGGTGTGTCCTTCGTCCCGCATGCCGACCAGATCCTGCCCGGCGGCGTCCCCCGGGATGGGATCGACACCGGCCGGATCGATGTTCTGGACGAGACGGCGTTCCGTGCCCTGGTGGCACCCTATCTGGGCCAGCCGCTGACCCGCGACCGGCTCAACGAGATCGTCAGCCTGACCGTCGTCTATTTCCGTGAGCACGACCATCCGCTGGTGGATGTGATCGTGCCCAAGCAGGACATCACCAACGGCACGGTCCAGATCCTGGTCATGGAGTTCACCGCCGGCACCATCCGGACCGAGGGCAACCAGTGGTTTTCCGACGACCTGCTGCTGGCCGGCATCCGAACCCACCGCGGTGACCGCATCCGTTCCAGCACCTTGCTGGACGATGTCAACGCCCTCAACCAGAACCCGTTCCGGCGGGTCGATCTGGTCTATCAGCGCGGCGAGCGGGTAGGGGAAAGCGACATCGTGCTGCGGACCGTCGACCGTTTCCCGCTGCGCGTCTACACAGGCTTCGAAAACACCGGCACCCCGGCTTCGGGGACCGGGCGTCTGATGGCCGGGTTCAACTGGGGCAATGTGTTCGGGTTGGGCCACATGCTCAATTACCAGATCACCGGCAGCTCCGATGCGCTGCCGTGGCGTTCGAAGCCCGATGCCGAAGGGCGGCCGGACGAACCGCGTTACCTTGCCCATTCCGGCAGCTACACGGCTCCGCTGCCGTGGGGGGACCGGGTCAACCTGTTCGGCGCCTATTCGCGGACGGTTCCCACCCTGGCCGACAGCCTGAACATGACCGGCATCAGCTGGCAGGTCGGCGCCCGGTACACCGCACCTCTGCCGCGGATGGGGGATTACCGGCACGAAATGAGCCTGGGCACCGATTTCAAGCGCACGAACAACAACCTCGACTTCGGTGGGACGCGGATCTACGGCAACCACATCGACATCGCCCAGGGGGTTGCCGAATACACCGGGCGGCTGCCGGATGCCTGGGGCAGCACCGGCCTCAGCCTCAGCGTGATCGCCAGTCCGGGCGGCGTGACGCCGGGCAACACGCGCGATGCCTTCACCGGCGGCGGGGGCCGGGACGGCAGCCGGCCCCATTATTATTACGGCCGTCTGGGCTTTGACCGCCAGGTCACGTTGCCGTACGGCTTCGGCCTGTCGGCGCGCGGACAGGCGCAAATCGCCTCGGCCCCCCTGCAAAGCAGCGAGCAACTGGGCATCGGCGGGGCATCCACGGTGCGCGGCTACAAGGAGCGTGCGGCCAACGGCGACAGCGGCCTGCTGCTCAGCACCGAAGTCCTGTTGCCGGACATCGGTATCGCCGGCTTGCTGCCCGGACAGGCGGGCATCGGTGACTCCCTGCGCCCCCATCTCTTCTTCGACACGGGCCGGGTGTCGAACCGCACCGATGTCGGCGGGCAGGCGCGTTCCGTCACCCTGAGCAGCGTCGGGGCGGGCTTCCGCTATGCGTTGGAATCCTATGTCAGCGCCAGTTTCGATTACGGTGTCCAGCTTCGCCCGGTGTCGGCGGGGGCACCGCGGGACCGCATGGTTCACCTGGCTGTGGTTCTGGGGCTGTAA
- a CDS encoding M10 family metallopeptidase: protein MPTPTSGSSYSSVSLPSVTTVDALLIGTKWGSTGAGNGVTVSYSFPTATSTWSTNSSSGYGPVFGSGEPWSSSYAPLNSTQQQAFRSALQAWANVANIQFSEVTETSSLVGDIRVAFTSLSSSYSAWAYYPQSGAKSGDVWLNVAESSNNNPSVGSFGFMTMMHELGHALGLKHSFEAEPDNSTVMPSAYESRRYTVMSYTDAVYANAEPSTPMLYDIQAIQYLYGANTSYNTGNNTYSYSNSVEVMETIWDAGGNDTLDAGNQTLNVTLDLRAGHYSSIGIRSGGVAAVDNVAIAFNVTIENAVGGSGHDLIYGNEAANVLTCGNGDDTIYTMGGNDTVYGGSGGDTVHLGDAGGTVLLSGIEAVVGGAGFDLVTVDANALHVSGAVDALIGAGTAEVVTLQDGGLTLIVASLETLIGGSGTDRANLGNRGNTTVVSGMEIVIGSLNTDVITLSDIGATITASRLETLIGGSGTDRVNLGNLGSTTVVSGMEIVIGSLNTDVITLSDIGATITASRLETLIGGSGTDRVNLGNLGSTTVVSGMEIIIGSLNTDVITLSDAGNTFIASRLETLIGGSGTDRVNLGNLGSTTVLFGIEDIVGSLNTDLITLGAAVQGLRIQGVETLSGSFGDDGVTVALGGGMTFQGGAGADALTLTTAAAMDVVEFSSAADGAGAGASIGFDQIFNFQSGTDVVGISGSLRSSLDRDGNGTLTAVARGTNGIVSGRDELVVLNGSLSSLADTELATVRAAVGTVTGGVAAPFLLIGNDTVSTGLYLVSDGGDGSIGAADIRLLATFSGSLLSASDIRLV, encoded by the coding sequence ATGCCCACGCCTACGTCCGGCAGTTCTTATTCCTCGGTTTCCCTGCCGTCGGTCACCACGGTGGATGCCCTGCTGATCGGAACGAAATGGGGAAGCACCGGTGCGGGAAATGGTGTGACGGTAAGCTACAGCTTCCCCACCGCCACCAGCACGTGGTCAACCAATTCGTCGTCGGGGTATGGTCCCGTCTTCGGCAGCGGTGAGCCGTGGAGTTCTTCGTACGCGCCGTTGAACAGCACCCAGCAGCAGGCGTTCCGTTCGGCCCTGCAGGCCTGGGCCAACGTTGCCAACATCCAGTTCAGCGAAGTCACCGAAACGTCGTCGCTGGTCGGGGATATCCGGGTTGCCTTCACCTCCCTCTCGTCCAGCTATTCCGCCTGGGCTTATTACCCCCAGTCCGGGGCGAAGTCGGGGGATGTGTGGCTCAACGTGGCGGAAAGCTCGAACAACAACCCCTCGGTCGGCAGCTTCGGCTTCATGACCATGATGCATGAGTTGGGGCATGCCTTGGGGCTTAAGCATTCCTTCGAGGCGGAACCCGACAACAGCACCGTGATGCCCTCAGCTTATGAGAGCCGGCGCTACACGGTCATGTCCTACACCGATGCCGTGTATGCCAATGCCGAACCGTCCACGCCAATGCTCTACGACATCCAGGCGATCCAATACCTCTACGGCGCCAACACCAGCTACAACACCGGCAACAACACCTACAGCTACAGCAACTCCGTCGAGGTGATGGAGACGATCTGGGATGCCGGGGGCAATGACACGCTGGACGCCGGCAACCAGACTCTCAATGTCACTCTCGACCTGAGGGCTGGGCATTACTCATCCATCGGCATCCGCAGCGGCGGTGTGGCCGCGGTGGACAACGTTGCCATTGCCTTCAACGTTACCATTGAAAACGCCGTCGGCGGCAGTGGCCACGACCTGATCTATGGCAATGAGGCGGCCAATGTTCTGACCTGCGGCAACGGGGACGACACCATCTACACTATGGGTGGAAACGACACCGTGTATGGCGGCAGCGGCGGCGACACCGTGCATCTGGGGGATGCCGGAGGGACCGTTCTGCTGTCGGGGATCGAAGCGGTGGTCGGCGGTGCCGGGTTCGATCTGGTCACGGTGGACGCCAACGCCCTGCATGTGTCCGGCGCCGTGGACGCCCTGATCGGGGCTGGTACCGCCGAGGTGGTGACCCTGCAGGACGGTGGGTTGACCTTGATCGTCGCGTCGCTGGAAACACTGATCGGCGGTTCGGGGACGGACCGTGCGAACCTGGGCAACCGGGGCAACACCACGGTGGTCAGCGGCATGGAGATCGTCATCGGCAGCTTGAACACCGACGTGATCACGCTGTCCGACATTGGCGCGACGATTACCGCCTCGCGCCTGGAAACGCTGATCGGCGGTTCGGGAACGGACCGGGTGAACCTGGGCAATCTGGGCAGCACGACGGTGGTCAGCGGCATGGAGATCGTCATCGGCAGCCTGAACACCGATGTGATCACGCTGTCCGACATTGGCGCGACGATTACCGCCTCGCGCCTGGAAACGCTGATCGGCGGTTCGGGAACGGACCGGGTGAACCTGGGCAATCTGGGCAGCACGACGGTGGTCAGTGGCATGGAGATCATCATCGGCAGCCTGAACACCGATGTGATCACGCTGTCCGACGCAGGGAACACGTTCATCGCATCGCGTCTGGAAACGCTGATCGGCGGTTCGGGGACGGACCGGGTGAACTTGGGCAACCTGGGCAGCACCACCGTTCTGTTCGGCATTGAGGATATCGTCGGCAGCCTGAACACCGATTTGATCACCCTGGGAGCTGCCGTGCAGGGGTTGCGCATTCAAGGGGTGGAGACGTTGAGCGGCAGCTTCGGCGACGATGGGGTGACGGTGGCCTTGGGCGGCGGTATGACGTTCCAGGGCGGAGCCGGCGCCGACGCTCTGACCCTGACCACCGCAGCAGCCATGGATGTGGTCGAATTTTCCAGCGCCGCGGATGGAGCGGGGGCCGGAGCGTCCATCGGTTTCGACCAGATCTTCAATTTTCAGAGCGGTACGGATGTGGTGGGAATCAGCGGCAGCTTGCGTTCTTCCCTGGACCGGGACGGCAATGGCACCCTGACAGCCGTGGCTCGGGGCACCAATGGAATTGTTTCCGGACGTGACGAGTTGGTCGTCCTGAACGGTAGCCTGTCGTCCCTTGCCGATACGGAACTGGCAACCGTGCGGGCTGCTGTCGGTACGGTTACGGGTGGGGTGGCGGCCCCGTTCCTGCTGATAGGCAATGACACGGTCTCAACCGGTCTTTACCTCGTGTCGGACGGTGGCGATGGAAGCATCGGGGCGGCGGATATCCGTCTTCTGGCGACATTCTCCGGTTCGCTGTTGTCCGCCTCCGACATTCGGCTGGTATAG
- a CDS encoding calcium-binding protein, with translation MADTLLGSVVGNVVTLSESGQTAVISGISSVYGSALPDYIEISGASSLFVTAVETLLGSAEADIVTLGNNGNTMLARWLDTLTGGTGRDFVQLGSLGNTMTVFRLETLLGGAGTDVITLGTGGNTLLARWLDTLTGGTGVDFVELGNLGNTMTVTGVEILLGGEGADVVTLGDGVNTMIVRWLETLTGGIGTDIILLGNRGNTTAVFNIESITGSLNTDVLTLQDNGITLSVVAVETLLGGGNTDVVTLRNAGSTMLTRSVETLTGGTGTDFITFGARGNTTAVSNLEILLGGENTDIITLGNGGNTMIVRWMETIYGGSNADYLLLGNLGSSTVVFGIESITGSLNTDLITLSNTGNTMSVSAVESLYGSVNTDIITLTGVGSTLTLVSIESLYGDSGAEYITLDDAPNSLVVAGIDTLLGSSNTDVVTLGGMGSTMLIRSIETVYGGINSDFITLGNRGNTSYIANVETLLGGGNTDIVTLGNTGNTMIVRWMETLTGGLNTDVMVLGNLGNTSVFISVETITGSLNTDLITLGNTGSSVTVSGVESLYGSSNTDVVTLTGVGSTLTLVAIESLYGDSGAEYITLGNAGTTLVAAGLDTLLGGLNTDVVTLDNAGSTMLIRSIETLYGSTNTDVILLGNRGNTSVITGVESLYGGLNTDIITLGNAGITATVEWVESLYGGLNTDLITLGNAGSTVFIVGIESLTGGDGNDWINLSNAGTSIVISRVETLLGGSNTDVITLSDSGTTATVRSLETVYGGAGNDWLNLGNRGNTMMVSRVETLLGSSNTDVVTLGGTGNTMLVRLLETLTGGTNTDVILLGNLGSTTVMTSIESLVGSLNTDVIILGNGGSTIAASAIETLTGGSNTDVITLNGAGSTVTVSGLDSLYGTGRELVTISNAGSTMLASGIETLLGGDGTDIITLGSGGNSILVRSVESLYGGSGQDIVLLGNRGNTMLIVSVETLVGSLNTDAITLGDAGSTVSVSSVETLIGGANTDVVTLDNNGTTFLAVGIESLYAGGGYDIITLGAAGTTILIQDAEVILGGANTDVVTLGASGTATVRGLESLYGSSGQDYILLGNQGNTTMVQKVETLLGGDNTDIVTLGSGGNNVLIRSVESLYGGANNDTVLLGNRGNTMVLTGIETLVGSLNTDVITLLNSGNTINVTALETLSGGANTDVVTLSGTGSTMFAEGLESLYGTGQEFITLGDAGSTMLASTIETLLGGDGTDVITLGNAGGNILVRSLESLYGGSGNDAVTLGGRGNTTLVQGVETLTGSLNTDIITLGPAGATLTLSRIDSLYGSANTDVLTLASTGNTLFVQGVEGLYATTNTDVVTLGNVGNTVTVSGLESLTGGVNTDIITLGPAGSTTQVEGVEALYGGSGSDFVTLTGQGSTMTVGQVDTLLGGQNTEVVTLADAGNTMLVRALETVYGGLNTDVLTLGGQGNTTVLQSVEAVYGGINTDIITLTSTGSTLTASGLDSLYGGANTDVVTLSGTGSTLFTQGLESLYGTGQEFVTLGNAGSTMLASTIETLLGGDGTDVITLGNAGGNILVRSLESLYGGSGNDAVTLGGRGNTTLVQGVETLTGSLNTDIITLGPAGATLTLSRIDSLYGSANTDVLTLASTGNTLFVQGVEGLYATTNTDVVTLGNVGNTVTVSGLESLTGGVNTDIITLGPAGSTTQVEGVEALYGGSGSDFVTLTGQGSTMTVGQVDTLLGGQNTEVVTLADAGNTMLVRALETVYGGLNTDVLTLGGQGNTTVLQSVEAVYGGINTDVVTLTGIGSTMLVSGIETLTGSANTDVITLGAVGMTMLVAGIETLTSSSANDVITLANVGSTITISGLRTLYGGVNTDIVTLAASGNLTMERVDVLYGSGGNDVVTLGNGGSTALVQAVESIYGGLNTDIVTLAATGSTILVSRLESLYGGANTDVVTLASTGNSMQITGIETLAGGTGTDIITLSAAGNTLVISGVETLLGGLNTDILTLASASNLTAEGLDTLYGSSGGDMVTLGNRGSTVVVTGVESLYGGDNTDIVTLAAAGSTMSVMKLESVYGGANTDMITVTQGAAAFLGGAGADQITFASGATGNTVLFSSDTDGAAAGTTTGYDRISNFHQSGDVIRLSGALRTALDGNSNGTIAVTSSAQSAVNLSTSEAVLLTTAVGSGNLVNTSFTGLITAMGNLTATGGTALVVANDGTNSAVYVVSDGDTSGTVSASEITLLGLFSNVILTSGNIS, from the coding sequence GCTCGACACGCTGACCGGTGGAACCGGGCGTGATTTCGTGCAGTTGGGGAGCCTGGGCAACACCATGACGGTGTTCAGGCTGGAAACCCTGCTGGGGGGGGCTGGAACCGACGTCATCACCCTGGGGACCGGCGGCAACACGCTCCTGGCCCGCTGGCTCGACACGCTGACCGGTGGAACGGGAGTCGATTTCGTCGAACTGGGAAACCTCGGCAACACGATGACCGTGACCGGGGTCGAGATCCTGTTGGGGGGTGAAGGTGCGGACGTGGTGACGCTGGGTGACGGCGTGAACACTATGATCGTCCGCTGGCTGGAAACCCTGACCGGCGGTATCGGGACCGACATCATCCTGCTGGGCAACCGGGGAAACACCACCGCCGTTTTCAACATTGAGTCCATCACCGGCAGCCTTAACACCGATGTCCTGACGCTGCAGGACAACGGCATCACCTTGAGCGTGGTGGCGGTAGAGACATTGCTGGGGGGGGGGAACACCGATGTTGTGACCCTGCGGAACGCCGGCTCGACCATGCTCACACGGTCGGTGGAAACGCTGACCGGTGGCACCGGCACCGATTTCATCACCTTCGGTGCCCGCGGCAACACCACCGCGGTGTCGAACCTGGAAATCCTGCTGGGCGGCGAGAACACCGACATCATCACGCTTGGCAACGGCGGCAACACCATGATTGTCCGCTGGATGGAAACCATTTACGGCGGGTCGAACGCCGATTATCTGCTGCTGGGGAATTTGGGCAGCAGCACCGTCGTCTTTGGCATCGAATCCATTACGGGAAGCCTGAACACCGATCTCATTACCCTGTCCAATACCGGGAACACCATGTCGGTATCGGCGGTGGAAAGCCTGTACGGCAGCGTCAATACCGACATCATTACCTTGACCGGCGTCGGAAGCACGCTGACCCTGGTGTCGATCGAATCCCTGTACGGCGATTCCGGGGCGGAATACATCACGCTGGACGACGCCCCCAACTCCCTGGTGGTGGCTGGTATTGATACGCTGCTGGGCAGTTCCAACACCGATGTCGTCACGTTGGGTGGTATGGGATCCACCATGCTGATCCGCAGCATTGAAACTGTGTACGGGGGAATCAACAGCGATTTCATTACCTTGGGCAACCGGGGGAACACCTCCTACATCGCCAATGTCGAAACCCTGCTGGGCGGTGGCAACACCGATATCGTGACGCTGGGGAACACCGGCAACACGATGATCGTCCGCTGGATGGAGACCCTGACCGGTGGCCTGAACACGGATGTGATGGTGTTGGGCAATCTGGGCAATACCTCGGTCTTCATCAGCGTGGAGACCATCACCGGCAGCCTGAACACGGACCTGATCACCCTTGGCAACACGGGTTCCTCCGTCACGGTATCGGGGGTGGAAAGCCTGTACGGCAGTTCCAACACCGATGTGGTCACCCTGACGGGGGTCGGCAGCACGCTGACCCTGGTGGCGATCGAATCCCTGTACGGCGATTCCGGGGCGGAATACATCACGCTGGGCAATGCCGGGACCACGCTGGTCGCCGCCGGTCTGGACACCCTGCTGGGCGGGCTGAACACCGATGTCGTGACGTTGGACAACGCCGGCAGCACCATGCTGATCCGGTCGATCGAAACCCTGTACGGAAGCACCAACACCGATGTGATTCTGCTGGGCAACCGCGGCAACACCAGCGTGATCACAGGTGTGGAAAGCCTGTACGGCGGCCTCAATACCGACATCATCACTTTGGGAAATGCCGGTATCACCGCCACGGTCGAGTGGGTGGAAAGCCTGTACGGCGGCCTCAACACCGACCTCATCACCTTGGGGAATGCCGGTAGCACGGTGTTCATCGTCGGGATCGAAAGCCTGACCGGTGGTGACGGCAACGACTGGATCAACCTCAGCAACGCCGGCACGTCCATCGTCATCAGCCGTGTGGAAACCCTGCTCGGAGGGTCGAACACGGACGTCATTACCCTGTCCGACAGCGGGACCACAGCGACCGTACGGTCACTGGAGACCGTCTACGGCGGGGCCGGCAACGATTGGCTCAATCTGGGCAATCGGGGCAACACCATGATGGTGTCCCGGGTCGAGACGCTGCTGGGCAGCAGCAACACCGATGTCGTGACGCTGGGAGGCACCGGCAACACCATGCTGGTGCGGCTGCTGGAAACCCTGACGGGGGGAACCAACACCGATGTGATCCTGCTGGGCAATCTGGGCAGCACCACGGTGATGACCTCCATCGAAAGCCTGGTCGGAAGCCTGAACACCGACGTCATCATTCTGGGCAACGGCGGTAGCACCATCGCCGCTTCGGCCATCGAAACCCTGACGGGGGGAAGCAACACCGATGTCATCACCCTGAACGGCGCCGGTTCGACGGTGACGGTCAGCGGGCTGGACAGTCTGTATGGCACCGGGCGGGAACTGGTGACCATCAGCAATGCCGGCAGCACCATGCTGGCATCAGGCATCGAAACCCTGTTGGGGGGCGATGGCACCGACATCATCACCTTGGGCAGTGGCGGGAACAGCATCCTGGTCCGGTCGGTGGAAAGCCTGTATGGCGGCTCCGGCCAGGATATCGTGCTGCTGGGCAACCGCGGCAACACCATGTTGATCGTCAGCGTGGAAACGCTGGTAGGCAGCCTCAACACCGATGCGATCACGCTGGGGGATGCCGGATCAACGGTGTCCGTATCGTCCGTCGAAACCCTCATCGGCGGTGCCAACACCGATGTGGTGACGCTGGACAACAACGGGACGACCTTTCTCGCCGTTGGGATCGAAAGCCTGTATGCCGGCGGCGGCTATGACATCATCACGTTGGGGGCTGCCGGTACCACCATCCTGATCCAGGATGCCGAGGTGATCCTGGGCGGTGCCAACACCGACGTGGTGACCCTGGGGGCCAGCGGTACCGCGACTGTGCGGGGGCTGGAAAGCCTGTATGGCAGTTCCGGGCAGGACTACATCCTGCTGGGGAACCAGGGCAACACCACCATGGTCCAGAAGGTTGAAACCCTGCTGGGTGGCGACAACACCGATATCGTCACGCTGGGGAGCGGTGGCAACAATGTGCTGATCCGGTCGGTGGAAAGCCTGTACGGGGGGGCCAACAACGACACGGTGCTGTTGGGCAACCGGGGCAACACCATGGTGCTGACCGGCATTGAGACGCTGGTGGGCAGCCTGAACACCGATGTCATCACGCTGCTCAATTCCGGAAACACCATAAACGTCACCGCTCTGGAAACCTTGTCCGGTGGTGCCAACACCGATGTGGTCACCCTGAGCGGCACCGGCTCCACCATGTTTGCCGAAGGGTTGGAGAGCCTGTACGGAACGGGCCAGGAATTCATCACCCTGGGCGATGCCGGTTCCACCATGCTGGCTTCGACCATCGAAACCCTGCTGGGCGGTGACGGCACCGATGTCATCACCCTGGGCAACGCCGGGGGCAACATCCTGGTGCGGTCGCTGGAAAGCCTGTACGGCGGCAGCGGAAACGATGCGGTCACCCTGGGCGGGCGCGGCAACACGACCCTGGTCCAGGGGGTGGAGACCCTGACCGGATCGTTGAACACCGACATCATCACCCTGGGGCCGGCGGGGGCCACCCTCACGCTGTCGCGGATCGACAGCCTGTACGGCAGCGCCAACACCGACGTGCTGACGCTGGCATCCACCGGCAACACCCTGTTCGTGCAGGGTGTGGAGGGCCTCTACGCCACGACCAACACCGACGTGGTGACCCTGGGCAATGTTGGGAACACCGTCACCGTATCCGGGCTCGAAAGCCTGACCGGGGGGGTGAACACCGACATCATCACCCTGGGACCGGCAGGCTCCACCACCCAGGTGGAAGGGGTGGAGGCGCTTTACGGCGGGAGCGGTTCCGACTTCGTGACGCTGACGGGACAGGGCTCCACCATGACGGTGGGGCAGGTCGATACGCTGCTGGGCGGGCAGAACACCGAAGTTGTGACCCTGGCCGATGCCGGCAACACCATGCTGGTCCGGGCGCTGGAAACGGTGTACGGCGGCCTGAACACCGACGTGCTGACGTTGGGGGGACAGGGAAACACCACGGTTCTCCAGTCTGTGGAGGCGGTGTACGGTGGCATCAACACCGATATCATCACCTTGACCTCCACGGGTTCCACCTTGACGGCCAGCGGGTTGGACAGCCTGTACGGCGGTGCCAACACCGATGTGGTCACCCTGAGCGGCACCGGCTCCACCCTGTTCACACAGGGGCTGGAGAGCTTGTACGGGACGGGCCAGGAATTCGTCACGCTGGGCAATGCCGGTTCCACCATGCTGGCGTCGACCATCGAAACCCTGCTGGGCGGTGACGGCACCGATGTCATCACCCTGGGCAACGCCGGGGGCAACATCCTGGTGCGGTCGCTGGAAAGCCTGTACGGCGGCAGCGGAAACGATGCGGTCACCCTGGGCGGGCGCGGCAACACGACCCTGGTCCAGGGGGTGGAGACCCTGACCGGATCGTTGAACACCGACATCATCACCCTGGGGCCGGCGGGGGCCACCCTCACGCTGTCGCGGATCGACAGCCTGTACGGCAGCGCCAACACCGACGTGCTGACGCTGGCATCCACCGGCAACACCCTGTTCGTGCAGGGTGTGGAGGGCCTCTACGCCACGACCAACACCGACGTGGTGACCCTGGGCAATGTTGGGAACACCGTCACCGTATCCGGGCTCGAAAGCCTGACCGGGGGGGTGAACACCGACATCATCACCCTGGGACCGGCGGGCTCCACCACCCAGGTGGAAGGGGTGGAGGCGCTTTACGGCGGGAGCGGTTCCGACTTCGTGACGCTGACGGGACAGGGCTCCACCATGACGGTGGGGCAGGTCGATACGCTGTTGGGCGGGCAGAACACCGAAGTTGTGACCCTGGCCGATGCCGGCAACACCATGCTGGTCCGGGCGCTGGAAACGGTGTACGGCGGCCTGAACACCGACGTGCTGACGTTGGGGGGACAGGGAAACACCACGGTTCTCCAGTCTGTGGAGGCGGTGTACGGTGGCATCAACACCGATGTCGTGACGCTGACAGGCATCGGATCGACCATGCTGGTGAGCGGGATCGAAACCCTGACGGGTTCCGCCAACACCGACGTGATCACCCTGGGAGCGGTGGGAATGACGATGCTGGTGGCTGGGATCGAAACCCTGACCAGCTCGTCGGCCAATGATGTCATCACCCTGGCGAACGTGGGCTCCACCATTACCATCAGCGGGCTGCGCACCCTGTATGGCGGCGTCAACACCGATATCGTTACCCTGGCGGCATCGGGAAACCTGACCATGGAACGGGTGGACGTGCTGTACGGCAGTGGCGGCAACGACGTGGTGACCCTGGGCAACGGGGGCAGCACGGCCCTGGTGCAGGCGGTGGAATCGATCTATGGGGGGCTCAACACCGATATCGTTACCCTGGCGGCAACCGGCAGCACTATCCTCGTGTCGCGTCTGGAAAGCCTTTATGGCGGTGCCAACACCGATGTGGTGACTCTGGCGTCCACCGGCAACAGCATGCAGATTACCGGGATTGAAACCCTGGCCGGCGGTACGGGCACGGATATCATCACCCTGAGCGCGGCGGGCAACACCCTGGTGATTTCGGGAGTGGAAACCCTGCTCGGCGGGTTGAACACCGACATCCTGACCCTGGCATCGGCCTCCAACCTGACGGCCGAGGGGCTGGACACGCTCTACGGCAGCAGCGGCGGCGATATGGTGACTCTGGGAAACCGGGGGTCGACGGTGGTGGTGACGGGGGTGGAAAGTCTTTACGGCGGCGACAACACCGATATCGTCACCCTGGCCGCCGCCGGCAGCACCATGTCGGTGATGAAGCTGGAATCGGTGTATGGCGGCGCCAACACCGATATGATCACCGTGACTCAAGGGGCGGCCGCGTTCCTGGGCGGGGCCGGGGCTGATCAGATCACCTTCGCGTCCGGTGCGACCGGCAACACTGTTCTGTTCTCCAGCGACACCGATGGGGCTGCGGCAGGGACCACCACCGGCTATGACCGCATCAGCAATTTCCACCAATCGGGTGACGTGATCCGGTTGAGCGGTGCCCTGCGCACCGCGCTGGACGGCAACTCCAACGGCACGATCGCGGTCACCTCCAGCGCCCAGAGCGCGGTCAACCTGTCCACCAGCGAGGCCGTGCTGCTGACCACGGCGGTGGGGTCGGGTAATCTGGTCAACACCAGCTTCACCGGCCTGATCACGGCCATGGGTAATCTGACCGCCACGGGCGGCACAGCCCTGGTGGTGGCCAACGACGGCACCAATTCGGCTGTCTATGTCGTGAGCGATGGCGATACCAGCGGCACGGTATCGGCCAGTGAGATTACCCTGCTGGGGTTGTTCTCCAACGTTATCTTGACGAGTGGTAATATTTCGTAA